The Marivivens sp. LCG002 genome contains a region encoding:
- a CDS encoding FliI/YscN family ATPase, whose product MNPILEHIGRDLANVTALPARITGRVLRYDGLILETSGFPATPGALCEIDTEDGSKVQGEVIGFADGRNMLFLDQPNAPIVAGANVRIRSGGRMAGVGEALLGRVIDAEGGPLDGRPRPMTTDEWPLMGKPLNPLARHAVDKPLDVGVRIINAALTIGQGQRVGIVAGSGVGKSVLIEMMAKNTEAEVVVVGLIGERGREVGAFARSIMTGPAAEKLCMVAVPADRSPLLRLRAARRATAIAEYFRDKGKQVLLIMDSLTRVAHAQREIGLALGEQPTAKGYPPSVVSLIPNLLERAGPGEGHQGAITALYTVLADGDDTTNDPVVDTARAILDGHFVLSRRQTQMGIYPAIDLPQSVSRVISDVADPKHQRAAMRLRQLISLYMDNRDLMLMGGYVQGQDADLDTAVRLWPRITALISQSAKEASPFSQSIADLYGALEIE is encoded by the coding sequence ATGAACCCGATCCTCGAACATATCGGCCGCGATCTGGCCAATGTAACCGCGCTTCCTGCGCGGATTACGGGGCGTGTTTTGCGCTATGACGGGCTCATCCTTGAAACGTCGGGCTTTCCCGCGACGCCGGGCGCGCTCTGCGAGATCGACACCGAAGACGGCTCGAAGGTCCAAGGCGAAGTCATCGGCTTCGCAGATGGTCGGAACATGCTGTTTCTCGATCAACCCAATGCCCCGATTGTCGCTGGAGCGAACGTCCGCATCCGAAGCGGCGGACGAATGGCGGGCGTGGGAGAGGCTCTTTTAGGCCGCGTGATCGACGCCGAAGGCGGCCCGCTCGACGGTCGCCCGCGCCCGATGACGACGGATGAATGGCCACTTATGGGCAAACCGCTCAATCCTCTTGCGCGACACGCGGTGGACAAGCCGCTCGATGTCGGGGTGCGGATCATCAATGCCGCGTTGACCATCGGTCAGGGCCAACGGGTCGGGATCGTCGCAGGCTCTGGCGTCGGTAAATCGGTGCTCATCGAAATGATGGCCAAAAACACCGAAGCCGAAGTGGTTGTAGTCGGTCTTATCGGCGAACGCGGCCGCGAAGTGGGCGCTTTTGCCCGTTCCATCATGACGGGACCCGCAGCCGAGAAACTCTGTATGGTCGCTGTGCCTGCCGACCGCTCGCCGCTTCTTCGTCTGCGTGCTGCGCGGCGGGCCACCGCGATTGCCGAGTATTTCCGCGACAAGGGCAAGCAGGTTCTGCTCATCATGGACTCGCTCACCCGCGTAGCCCACGCCCAGCGCGAGATCGGACTTGCCTTGGGGGAACAACCTACGGCCAAAGGCTATCCGCCGTCTGTCGTCTCACTCATTCCCAACCTCTTGGAACGCGCAGGTCCGGGCGAAGGTCATCAGGGGGCCATCACCGCTCTTTACACCGTTTTGGCCGATGGCGACGACACCACGAACGATCCCGTTGTCGACACCGCGCGCGCGATCCTCGACGGGCACTTTGTGCTCTCGCGCAGACAAACCCAGATGGGCATCTATCCTGCGATCGATCTTCCCCAATCGGTCAGCCGGGTCATTTCCGACGTGGCCGATCCGAAACACCAGCGTGCCGCAATGCGCCTGCGCCAACTGATTTCTCTCTATATGGACAACCGCGATCTGATGCTCATGGGCGGCTATGTCCAAGGTCAGGACGCAGACCTCGATACAGCGGTCCGTCTTTGGCCGCGCATCACGGCGCTGATCTCGCAATCCGCGAAGGAAGCATCGCCCTTTTCGCAGAGCATCGCCGACCTTTACGGAGCGCTTGAAATCGAATGA
- a CDS encoding FliH/SctL family protein produces MRDPNAKAISPADIIELIRKNTDKGFTGRDFSAAIQYSNVFSDNSITRGATRLDPEPANDVQEQEEPIVQGVSLEELEAQIAAAKDAGYAAGYADATVQLDAKNAELNASLEQARNTFLSLAHRLRDVHHDEGAALSHVIETAVLALVRDRISAQIEEFPKAFSDRVSELARRITSGVEDVKIRLNPDDLGLIQEQIANNDLLSEAVIKADPELGRGDVVISSGSLRIEDILTLKKPGA; encoded by the coding sequence ATGAGAGATCCGAACGCCAAAGCCATCTCACCTGCGGACATCATCGAATTGATCCGCAAGAACACGGACAAAGGTTTCACCGGACGCGACTTCTCGGCCGCGATCCAGTATTCCAATGTCTTTTCGGATAACTCGATCACGCGCGGGGCGACACGCCTCGACCCGGAACCTGCCAATGATGTCCAAGAGCAGGAAGAACCGATCGTTCAGGGCGTGAGCCTTGAAGAACTCGAGGCACAGATCGCTGCCGCGAAAGATGCGGGCTATGCTGCGGGCTATGCGGATGCGACCGTCCAGCTTGACGCCAAGAACGCCGAACTCAACGCAAGTCTGGAACAGGCGCGCAATACTTTCCTGTCGCTTGCGCATCGGCTCCGTGATGTGCACCACGACGAGGGCGCAGCCCTCAGCCATGTGATCGAAACCGCTGTTCTCGCGCTCGTTCGGGATCGCATTTCGGCGCAGATCGAAGAATTTCCGAAAGCCTTTTCCGACCGTGTTTCCGAACTCGCCCGACGCATCACAAGCGGAGTCGAGGATGTGAAAATCCGTCTCAACCCCGATGACCTCGGCTTGATCCAAGAGCAGATCGCGAACAACGACCTTCTCAGCGAAGCGGTGATCAAGGCCGATCCCGAGCTTGGGCGGGGCGATGTGGTGATCAGCTCCGGTTCGCTTCGGATTGAAGACATTCTCACGCTGAAGAAACCGGGCGCATGA
- the fliG gene encoding flagellar motor switch protein FliG, with the protein MSQIQITKTQRAAVLMMLFGEKSAAEILKNLAPREVQHLGAAMYQVSGVDNGTLDTIIEEFLSDLNNETGIGIGASSYVRQIMTDALGEDKAQSVLSRINPGNTEKPIEILDWMDARGIAELVADEHPQIISLVVACLDYGLAAEVLSLLPEEIQPDIVNRIASLNTVQPEPLRDLEQVMQRKFKQSSTMRASQIGGIKAAARILNFTKQDMEQRIQANLRKIDKDLMQSIEDNMFVFDNLIKSDDRSMQTLMREVETELLVLALKGAEEALRDKLLGCMSTRAAANIRDEMDAMGPVRLTEVQEAQKQIIAVARRLADAGTIVLAGRGGEQMV; encoded by the coding sequence ATGTCCCAGATTCAGATCACAAAAACACAGCGCGCTGCCGTTCTCATGATGCTCTTCGGCGAGAAATCCGCTGCGGAAATCCTTAAAAACCTTGCACCGCGTGAGGTGCAGCATCTCGGGGCCGCCATGTATCAGGTTTCAGGTGTCGACAACGGCACGCTCGATACCATCATCGAGGAATTCCTGAGCGACCTGAACAACGAAACGGGGATCGGGATCGGGGCCTCTTCCTATGTCCGCCAGATCATGACCGATGCGTTGGGCGAGGACAAAGCCCAATCCGTTCTGAGCCGGATCAATCCGGGAAACACCGAAAAGCCGATCGAAATTCTCGACTGGATGGATGCACGCGGGATCGCAGAGCTCGTCGCCGACGAGCATCCCCAGATCATTTCTCTTGTTGTGGCCTGTCTCGACTATGGTCTTGCCGCAGAGGTGCTTTCGCTTCTGCCCGAAGAGATACAGCCCGACATCGTCAACAGGATCGCAAGCCTCAATACGGTCCAGCCCGAGCCGCTCCGCGATCTCGAACAGGTGATGCAGCGCAAGTTCAAACAATCCTCGACCATGCGCGCGAGCCAGATCGGCGGCATCAAGGCCGCTGCTCGTATCCTCAACTTTACCAAACAGGATATGGAACAGCGCATTCAGGCGAACCTGCGCAAGATCGACAAAGATCTCATGCAGTCGATCGAAGACAATATGTTCGTCTTCGACAACCTCATCAAATCCGATGACCGCTCTATGCAGACACTCATGCGCGAAGTGGAAACCGAGCTTCTGGTTCTGGCACTCAAGGGCGCGGAAGAAGCGCTCCGCGACAAGCTCCTTGGATGTATGTCCACTCGGGCCGCCGCGAACATCCGCGACGAGATGGACGCCATGGGCCCCGTCAGGCTGACCGAAGTGCAAGAGGCGCAAAAGCAGATCATCGCAGTGGCCCGCCGTCTGGCCGATGCAGGCACCATCGTGCTCGCCGGTCGCGGCGGCGAACAAATGGTGTAA
- the fliF gene encoding flagellar basal-body MS-ring/collar protein FliF: MSVTSTNTSGKPPSALNQATNALSQVFVFTRQPAFQRALPAVLITVILVLGFLAWSFLGEPARKTLYPGMAEAEKAMVVETLTAAGIDAVIDSSTGEVAVASNDFYKARMTLASAGLPSNVPAGSDVLSELQMGTSRSVEAARLRQAQEIDLARSITEIASVAAARVHLALPERSAFLRDTQPPRASVFVQLAQGRSLDSGQIEAIVNLVSSSVSGMARQDVTIVDQMGRLLSRGSDDAGMVLNDRELEHRVTVERLYRNRIEALVAPIVGPDNLSVQVTVDMDFTRSETIQELVDPAQVAVLSEAEQLSESSAQGARGIPGAITNTPPPDPVLQDGTATTTTTETASGNRSSSTTKNYEVSRTRVNTQAPTAQVTKISAAILVRAPQEGADTTALTDTLKELAQTAIGFDDSRGDSVTVMAQPFVAAEIAAPSAISSWTWLPDVIRQVAIVLVLGVIALGVVRPILDRVLVPVSQTLQSDPGFKHATIEVGEGESLSDLQKRLNTRRGELTRSAMGSNVPRDEKFAVIRQMAEEDPARIANILHRMMAEELDQVT, encoded by the coding sequence ATGTCAGTTACTTCGACCAACACATCAGGCAAACCGCCCTCGGCGCTCAATCAGGCCACCAACGCCCTAAGTCAGGTGTTCGTGTTCACGCGCCAGCCCGCGTTCCAGCGCGCGCTCCCTGCCGTGCTGATTACCGTGATCTTGGTTCTGGGCTTTTTGGCGTGGAGTTTTCTGGGCGAACCCGCTCGCAAAACGCTCTATCCCGGAATGGCCGAAGCGGAAAAGGCAATGGTCGTCGAGACTTTGACCGCTGCAGGCATCGACGCCGTGATCGACAGTTCGACAGGCGAAGTTGCGGTTGCGAGCAACGATTTCTATAAAGCGCGCATGACGCTTGCCTCTGCGGGCCTGCCTTCCAATGTGCCCGCAGGAAGCGATGTTCTCTCCGAGCTGCAAATGGGAACCTCTCGCTCGGTCGAAGCCGCCCGTCTGAGGCAGGCCCAAGAGATCGACCTTGCGCGGTCGATCACCGAAATTGCCTCGGTTGCTGCCGCACGTGTCCATCTTGCGCTTCCCGAACGGTCCGCTTTTTTGCGCGATACCCAGCCCCCCCGCGCTTCGGTGTTCGTCCAGCTTGCCCAAGGCCGTTCGCTCGACAGTGGGCAGATCGAAGCCATCGTGAACCTCGTATCCTCGTCTGTCAGCGGAATGGCACGGCAGGATGTGACCATCGTCGACCAGATGGGGCGTCTGCTTTCCCGCGGCTCGGATGATGCGGGTATGGTCCTCAATGACCGTGAACTCGAACACCGCGTCACCGTAGAGCGGCTCTATCGCAACCGGATCGAAGCATTGGTCGCGCCGATTGTCGGCCCCGACAACCTTTCGGTTCAGGTCACTGTCGACATGGACTTCACGCGTTCGGAAACCATTCAGGAACTGGTTGATCCCGCGCAGGTCGCTGTTCTCTCCGAAGCCGAGCAACTGTCTGAATCCTCGGCCCAAGGCGCACGCGGCATCCCGGGAGCGATCACCAACACCCCGCCCCCCGATCCCGTCCTTCAGGACGGCACCGCCACCACCACCACGACGGAAACCGCTTCGGGCAACCGCAGCAGCTCGACCACCAAGAACTATGAAGTCAGCCGCACCCGCGTAAACACCCAAGCGCCGACCGCCCAAGTCACCAAGATCAGCGCCGCAATTCTTGTGCGCGCACCACAAGAGGGCGCGGACACAACCGCCCTGACCGACACACTCAAAGAGCTTGCGCAAACCGCCATCGGTTTCGACGACAGCCGCGGCGACAGCGTGACCGTAATGGCCCAGCCCTTTGTCGCCGCCGAGATTGCCGCTCCTTCCGCGATTTCCTCTTGGACATGGCTGCCCGACGTCATCCGTCAGGTCGCAATCGTTCTCGTGCTCGGTGTGATTGCGCTTGGTGTCGTGCGCCCGATCCTTGACCGTGTGCTCGTCCCCGTGAGCCAGACCCTTCAATCCGACCCGGGCTTCAAGCATGCGACAATCGAAGTCGGCGAAGGCGAGAGCCTCAGCGATCTGCAAAAGCGTCTGAACACCCGCAGGGGTGAACTCACCCGCAGTGCGATGGGATCAAACGTCCCGCGTGACGAGAAATTCGCCGTGATCCGTCAGATGGCTGAGGAAGACCCCGCACGGATTGCGAATATCCTCCATCGCATGATGGCGGAAGAACTTGATCAAGTTACCTAA
- the fliE gene encoding flagellar hook-basal body complex protein FliE, producing the protein MSITSVGNIGASYQVLSTHQKEAPKPELKPEGPSFGDRMTDAVQDLNASQAKARESAFAYEVGAETDLAAVMVNQQVASLSMQLALNVRNKALGAYRDIMNMPV; encoded by the coding sequence ATGTCCATCACGAGTGTTGGAAATATCGGCGCAAGCTATCAGGTCCTGAGCACCCATCAAAAGGAAGCGCCCAAGCCCGAGCTCAAACCCGAAGGTCCCAGTTTCGGCGACCGCATGACCGATGCCGTGCAGGACCTTAACGCATCGCAAGCAAAGGCACGCGAAAGCGCCTTCGCCTATGAAGTCGGTGCTGAGACGGATCTCGCTGCCGTGATGGTGAACCAACAGGTGGCTTCGCTCTCGATGCAACTCGCTCTGAACGTCCGCAACAAGGCACTCGGGGCCTATCGCGACATCATGAACATGCCGGTTTGA
- a CDS encoding sigma 54-interacting transcriptional regulator, translated as MPQVLINAADFAAANLLADLLERRRVSLAASGETAEVYVASAAYEQACGGARPLLDAARAAGAKSVAIITENAPHAGKSQELGGKLVRLSVPAPKSASVRDASVVMMANAVGALVGAMACGDKSTGALVDMAKRVARTDVTVFINGPTGSGKEVLARQVHTASRRKDAPFIAINCAAIPENMLEAILFGHEKGAFTGAAANNKGIIRAADGGTLLLDEISEMPMGLQSKLLRVLQERTVTPIGSQSEVPVDIRIIATSNRDMPKEVQERRFREDLFYRLNVFPLATKPLNERKEDIPVLAATLIERHIESGQPIVTLSEEALAALMAHNWPGNVRELENVMQRALVLCNGTEIAAEDLIIDAGDCLALTELAEVV; from the coding sequence ATGCCCCAAGTTCTGATCAACGCTGCCGACTTTGCTGCTGCAAACCTTCTGGCCGACCTTCTCGAACGTCGACGTGTTTCTCTTGCCGCTTCGGGTGAAACCGCCGAGGTCTATGTCGCCTCCGCCGCATATGAACAGGCCTGCGGCGGCGCGCGCCCCTTGCTTGACGCAGCGCGTGCAGCGGGCGCGAAAAGCGTCGCCATCATCACCGAGAACGCCCCCCACGCTGGAAAAAGCCAGGAACTCGGCGGCAAGCTTGTGCGTCTGTCGGTTCCTGCACCCAAAAGCGCGTCGGTCCGTGACGCTTCGGTGGTCATGATGGCAAACGCCGTCGGCGCGCTGGTCGGTGCCATGGCCTGCGGCGACAAATCCACGGGCGCCCTGGTCGACATGGCCAAGCGCGTTGCCCGCACCGATGTCACAGTCTTTATCAACGGTCCCACGGGGTCGGGCAAAGAAGTTCTCGCCCGTCAGGTCCACACCGCCTCGCGCCGCAAAGACGCGCCCTTTATCGCGATCAACTGTGCTGCGATCCCCGAGAACATGCTCGAAGCGATTTTGTTCGGTCATGAAAAAGGCGCTTTCACAGGGGCAGCCGCGAACAACAAAGGGATCATTCGCGCAGCAGACGGCGGCACGCTTCTTCTTGATGAAATCTCGGAAATGCCGATGGGGCTTCAGTCCAAGCTCCTCCGCGTTCTTCAGGAGCGCACCGTCACCCCGATCGGAAGCCAGTCCGAAGTGCCTGTCGACATCCGCATCATCGCAACCTCGAACCGCGACATGCCCAAAGAGGTTCAGGAGCGCCGCTTCCGCGAAGACCTGTTCTATCGTCTGAATGTCTTCCCTCTTGCGACCAAACCGTTGAACGAGCGCAAGGAAGACATCCCCGTTCTCGCTGCGACCTTGATCGAGCGCCACATCGAAAGCGGCCAGCCGATCGTAACCCTGTCCGAAGAAGCACTGGCCGCGCTTATGGCACACAACTGGCCCGGCAACGTGCGCGAACTCGAAAACGTCATGCAGCGGGCGCTCGTGCTCTGTAACGGCACGGAGATTGCAGCAGAAGACTTGATCATCGACGCGGGCGACTGCCTCGCGCTCACGGAACTTGCGGAAGTCGTCTAA
- a CDS encoding chemotaxis protein CheA — protein sequence MSAQAEAASATDSGLVRVSSDKISRLMDLVGELSLSVSETVHSPDLQGLDLTSFDAAVHRLTMIVREVQDVATELRLVPMDDVFKRLRRMVRELERQTGKKIELTIEGGDTAIDKLVADRLYDPLLHVIRNSADHGLETTPERIEAGKDERGLIRLAASQIGSEVRIVVEDDGRGLNREKILKRARERGLFGPEEEPEPSTLWRVIFQPGFSTAETVSNLSGRGVGMDVLNSTMSALRGRITVDSEAGKGTKVCLFIPVSLAFLDCIILRMGRHLFAVPIDVVNEIARPSADEMMNISAEGKREMFRLRGEMIPIIRLDKFFNEPDPHYDGEVPNILVVFKTATGTIAVPVDEVLDRQQVVMKPLVGRLSSVRASFGCALLGTGEVALVLDCERLAEGSAK from the coding sequence ATGAGCGCGCAAGCTGAAGCCGCAAGCGCTACGGATTCCGGTCTCGTCCGTGTGTCGTCCGACAAAATCAGCCGTTTGATGGATCTTGTCGGCGAATTGTCGTTGAGCGTTTCCGAGACGGTGCACTCTCCTGATCTTCAGGGGCTTGATCTGACGTCTTTTGATGCAGCCGTCCATCGCCTCACGATGATTGTGCGCGAGGTTCAGGACGTTGCGACCGAATTGCGCCTTGTCCCGATGGATGATGTGTTCAAGCGGTTGCGCCGCATGGTGCGCGAACTTGAACGTCAAACGGGCAAAAAGATCGAATTGACGATCGAAGGTGGTGACACGGCCATTGATAAACTGGTTGCGGATCGGCTCTATGACCCGCTGCTTCACGTGATCCGCAATTCTGCAGACCACGGGCTCGAAACCACGCCTGAAAGGATCGAAGCCGGTAAGGATGAACGCGGATTGATCCGCCTCGCAGCCTCCCAGATCGGCTCCGAGGTCCGCATTGTCGTTGAAGACGACGGGCGGGGCCTCAACCGCGAAAAAATCCTCAAACGCGCACGTGAGCGCGGTCTCTTCGGTCCCGAAGAAGAGCCTGAACCCTCAACCCTGTGGCGCGTTATTTTCCAGCCCGGGTTCTCGACCGCCGAAACCGTCAGTAACCTGTCGGGGCGCGGTGTGGGGATGGATGTTCTCAATTCGACCATGAGCGCGCTGCGCGGCCGCATCACCGTCGACTCCGAAGCGGGCAAGGGCACCAAAGTGTGCCTCTTTATTCCGGTGTCGTTGGCGTTTCTGGACTGCATCATCCTGCGTATGGGGCGGCATCTCTTTGCGGTGCCGATCGATGTCGTCAACGAAATCGCGCGTCCGAGTGCAGACGAGATGATGAACATCTCGGCCGAGGGCAAACGCGAGATGTTCCGTCTGCGCGGCGAGATGATCCCGATCATCCGTCTCGACAAGTTTTTCAATGAACCCGATCCGCATTACGACGGTGAGGTTCCCAATATCCTCGTTGTCTTCAAAACGGCAACGGGCACGATTGCTGTGCCGGTTGACGAAGTGCTCGACCGCCAGCAGGTCGTGATGAAGCCGCTCGTCGGGCGGCTCTCCTCGGTGCGTGCGAGCTTTGGTTGCGCGCTCTTGGGAACGGGTGAGGTCGCGCTGGTGCTCGACTGCGAACGTCTTGCAGAGGGATCGGCCAAATGA
- a CDS encoding protein-glutamate O-methyltransferase CheR — MIVYEEVGFEQIRSWLNQRCGIHYSDQKKDLLAQRLSRVQRAFGIDRLTDMANRLRDANEHDLQLAVMHAASTNHTYFFREMEVLDRFRDDILPTLKNRDEIRIWSAACSTGDEAYTIAIIIAEALGLDALRRVSILGTDISAPVVARAEQGVFSQRQLENVPKEIIAKYFRPVGMDQYQVIQNLRDRCTFRRLNLKTTPYPFKHPFHVTLCRNILYYFDIPDQKGTLDAIYQVTEPGGWLITSVTENVRDLTARWTNMGTSISRRPM; from the coding sequence ATGATCGTTTATGAAGAAGTCGGCTTCGAGCAAATCCGAAGCTGGCTCAACCAGCGCTGCGGTATCCATTATTCCGACCAGAAAAAGGATCTTTTGGCGCAGCGTCTTTCGCGGGTCCAGCGCGCTTTCGGGATCGATCGTCTTACGGATATGGCGAACCGTCTTCGCGATGCCAATGAACACGATCTGCAACTTGCGGTCATGCATGCGGCGTCGACCAACCACACCTATTTCTTTCGCGAAATGGAAGTACTCGATCGGTTTCGGGATGACATCCTGCCGACTTTGAAAAACCGCGATGAAATCCGTATCTGGAGCGCCGCATGCTCCACAGGCGACGAAGCCTATACCATCGCCATCATCATTGCCGAGGCGCTCGGTCTTGATGCGTTGCGCCGTGTTTCCATCCTTGGGACAGACATCAGTGCCCCCGTGGTTGCACGCGCTGAGCAAGGGGTCTTTAGCCAGCGTCAGCTTGAAAACGTCCCCAAAGAGATCATTGCCAAATACTTCCGCCCTGTCGGAATGGACCAATATCAGGTCATCCAGAATTTGCGTGATCGGTGCACGTTCCGTCGCTTGAACCTCAAGACGACGCCCTATCCGTTCAAGCATCCGTTTCACGTGACCCTGTGTCGGAATATTCTCTACTACTTTGATATTCCTGATCAAAAAGGGACGCTCGACGCGATCTATCAGGTCACCGAACCCGGCGGGTGGCTCATTACGTCGGTGACGGAAAACGTGCGCGACCTTACGGCGCGCTGGACCAATATGGGCACTTCGATCAGCAGGAGGCCGATGTAA
- a CDS encoding chemotaxis response regulator protein-glutamate methylesterase, which yields MPTRDSKIRVLIVDDSAMIRRVIAMGIQQDDRLEVVGYATNGEQARDMLDRLRPDVITLDLEMPNMDGLTFMRTYMRQNPVPTVVISSTTNVNSRATIQAMEAGAVDIIAKPSAGTTAGLASMMQDICVRIRQAASAKPGTTRPSVLVTPSTSSGIQLPNRIPHSWIFALGSSTGGIQALTRILPFFPAESPGIVICQHMPEGFTHSFATRLDTLCQMRVNEARDGDLVQKGQILIAPGGEKHMKIVRTQTGYRVQLVAGDPVCYSRPSVDVLFESVAKEAGRYCSAAILTGMGRDGAQGMLRIRQNGGRTFAQNEKTCVVYGMPQAAAQVGAAESILPLDSIPKAMIEAISATPVRSNPSLT from the coding sequence ATGCCGACGCGCGACAGCAAGATCAGAGTGTTGATCGTCGATGACTCGGCCATGATCCGGCGGGTTATCGCCATGGGTATTCAACAGGATGACCGCCTCGAAGTCGTAGGCTACGCCACCAACGGCGAGCAAGCCCGCGACATGTTGGACCGTTTGCGTCCCGACGTCATCACGCTGGATCTGGAAATGCCGAACATGGACGGTTTGACGTTCATGCGCACCTATATGCGGCAGAATCCTGTGCCGACGGTGGTCATTTCTTCGACCACCAACGTCAACAGCCGCGCCACCATTCAGGCAATGGAAGCAGGCGCCGTGGACATCATCGCGAAACCCTCGGCGGGAACCACCGCAGGTCTTGCGAGTATGATGCAGGATATTTGCGTGCGCATCCGTCAGGCGGCTTCGGCCAAGCCCGGAACGACGCGCCCGTCGGTTCTTGTGACCCCTTCGACGTCGAGTGGTATCCAGCTTCCCAATCGCATTCCGCATTCTTGGATCTTTGCGCTCGGCTCTTCGACGGGTGGCATTCAGGCACTGACCCGTATCCTCCCGTTCTTTCCCGCAGAGTCCCCAGGGATCGTGATTTGTCAGCACATGCCCGAGGGCTTCACCCATTCATTTGCAACGCGTCTCGACACGCTTTGCCAGATGCGGGTGAACGAAGCACGCGATGGGGATCTTGTCCAAAAAGGTCAAATCCTGATCGCGCCCGGTGGTGAAAAGCACATGAAGATCGTGCGCACCCAGACGGGTTATCGCGTGCAGCTCGTCGCGGGCGATCCCGTCTGTTATTCGCGCCCCTCTGTCGATGTGCTGTTCGAGTCCGTTGCCAAGGAAGCGGGCCGCTATTGCTCGGCCGCCATTCTGACAGGCATGGGCCGTGACGGTGCGCAGGGCATGCTCCGCATCCGCCAGAATGGTGGGCGCACTTTTGCCCAGAATGAAAAAACCTGTGTGGTCTACGGCATGCCGCAAGCCGCCGCCCAAGTCGGCGCGGCAG